The following are encoded together in the Nitrosopumilus sp. b3 genome:
- a CDS encoding ATPase domain-containing protein: protein MESTYSKVKTGIPGLDTVISGGMKAGRSVTVSGPPGSGKTTFGLQYLYAGAKDFDEPGVYVTMSQNIQEIKNDCISYGWDFDNLISDDKILMVDARPFKIQDELIGKDDSLYRGENLPFEHLTKLILSSIKRIEAKRVVIDSVTILSLQYSDKFSMRQGLQAMVQALENFGVTSLILSEDSKNDEMPLEWFVTSGIVQLRHNRTGDTMERTIQVTKMRGVKHSEQIHPVEFDSDGMHLLHPRLLP, encoded by the coding sequence ATGGAATCTACATATTCTAAAGTGAAGACAGGAATACCCGGATTGGATACGGTTATTTCAGGAGGAATGAAAGCAGGGCGTTCTGTTACAGTTTCAGGACCGCCTGGAAGTGGAAAGACTACTTTTGGGTTACAATATCTCTACGCAGGTGCCAAAGATTTTGATGAACCCGGTGTTTATGTAACAATGTCTCAAAACATCCAGGAGATCAAAAACGACTGCATTTCATACGGATGGGATTTTGATAATTTGATATCTGATGATAAGATTTTGATGGTTGACGCAAGACCATTTAAGATACAGGATGAATTAATTGGAAAAGATGATTCTCTTTACAGAGGAGAAAATTTACCATTTGAGCATTTAACTAAATTAATTCTCAGCAGCATAAAAAGAATAGAAGCCAAAAGAGTTGTAATTGATTCTGTCACAATTTTATCTTTACAATATTCAGATAAATTCAGTATGAGACAGGGATTGCAAGCAATGGTTCAAGCTTTGGAAAATTTTGGGGTAACCAGTTTAATCTTATCTGAAGATTCTAAAAATGATGAAATGCCTTTAGAATGGTTTGTGACTTCTGGGATTGTTCAACTTCGACATAATAGAACAGGTGATACTATGGAGAGAACAATTCAGGTTACTAAAATGCGAGGAGTCAAACATAGTGAGCAAATACATCCTGTTGAATTTGATTCAGATGGTATGCATTTACTGCATCCTAGACTTTTACCTTGA
- a CDS encoding Lrp/AsnC ligand binding domain-containing protein, with amino-acid sequence MRAIILVKSPKKLIAARLRKISSISDSFPTSGQFDAVAIVDVKELSQIKEVATIIQKISGVERTETMVEVQ; translated from the coding sequence GTGAGAGCAATAATTTTGGTAAAATCACCAAAAAAACTCATAGCTGCAAGACTCAGAAAAATATCTTCTATATCCGATTCATTTCCAACAAGCGGACAATTTGACGCAGTTGCAATAGTTGATGTCAAAGAACTGAGTCAGATTAAGGAAGTTGCCACAATTATTCAAAAAATCAGTGGGGTCGAGAGGACTGAAACCATGGTAGAAGTTCAATGA
- the purE gene encoding 5-(carboxyamino)imidazole ribonucleotide mutase — MTYSKKPLVGIIMGSSSDSRVMQGASEILDQFKIKHEDQIVSAHRTPSRLAEYAQHAEKMGFSVIIAGAGGAAHLPGMIASHTVIPVIGVPILVYNDKHPKKNDASKFSAFGGLDSLLSITEMPSGSPVVAVGINKAGNAGIYAMKILANQFPELKKKLKLHKSTQHNSVIKESEQLKKEGLSKFAKKKFK, encoded by the coding sequence ATGACATATTCCAAAAAACCATTAGTTGGAATAATCATGGGTTCTAGTTCAGATAGTAGAGTCATGCAAGGCGCATCTGAAATATTAGATCAATTTAAAATCAAACATGAAGATCAAATTGTTTCGGCCCATCGTACACCTTCCAGATTAGCAGAATATGCACAACATGCAGAAAAAATGGGATTTAGTGTAATTATTGCAGGAGCTGGTGGCGCTGCACATTTACCTGGAATGATTGCGTCACATACTGTAATCCCAGTAATTGGTGTTCCCATACTAGTCTATAATGACAAACATCCAAAAAAAAATGACGCATCAAAATTTTCAGCATTTGGTGGGTTGGATTCATTGTTATCAATCACTGAAATGCCATCAGGTTCTCCAGTTGTGGCTGTTGGAATAAACAAAGCAGGAAATGCTGGAATTTATGCAATGAAAATTCTTGCAAATCAATTTCCAGAGCTAAAAAAGAAGCTAAAACTGCACAAATCTACACAGCATAATTCTGTAATTAAAGAATCTGAACAATTAAAGAAAGAAGGCCTTTCTAAATTTGCCAAAAAGAAATTCAAATAA
- a CDS encoding thiolase family protein: MKKVGILAYGLTPFSKEDEKIESILLKSAKNLFENNSDINRNDVDAVLVSTNNNAKYLSPVLSEMIGVQPKIAHSIESLCNSGTNSIVSAYSYISSGLAEMVLISGAERYDSPGQILEWDNSRGEYKHPIYWASIFTKSYKREFSISEEDLAVVPVKNHKQAKENPNAMSDKTYSVNDVVNSKKLTDDLRLLDCSRPCTGSASIILASEDLIKKNTEQPVWITGIGQKTISAGFTKNMSLSSMESTKLACNTALKMANKTITDIDTAEIHDAFSVCEPMALESLGFAKAGKGLNTIKDLHDTNNFKINPRGGLIGSGHPLGATGIAQTIEITQQLQSKANKRQVDNVNVGLIHNMSAAATSSTVLVLEK, from the coding sequence ATGAAAAAAGTAGGAATTTTAGCATATGGGTTGACACCTTTTTCAAAAGAGGATGAAAAAATAGAATCTATCTTACTCAAATCTGCAAAAAATCTTTTTGAAAATAATTCTGACATTAACCGAAATGATGTGGATGCAGTTTTAGTATCTACAAATAATAACGCAAAATATCTCTCCCCTGTTTTATCAGAAATGATTGGCGTTCAGCCAAAAATTGCACATTCAATTGAAAGTTTGTGTAATTCGGGCACGAATTCAATTGTTTCTGCATATTCTTATATTTCCTCAGGTTTGGCAGAAATGGTTCTCATCTCAGGTGCAGAAAGATATGATAGCCCCGGACAAATATTAGAATGGGATAACTCAAGAGGAGAATACAAACATCCAATTTATTGGGCATCAATTTTTACAAAATCATACAAACGAGAATTCTCGATTTCAGAGGAAGATTTAGCAGTTGTGCCAGTTAAAAATCACAAGCAGGCAAAAGAAAATCCAAATGCCATGTCAGACAAAACATATTCCGTTAATGACGTGGTTAATTCTAAAAAATTAACAGATGATCTCAGATTATTAGATTGTTCAAGACCTTGCACAGGTAGTGCCTCAATAATCCTTGCTTCAGAGGATCTTATTAAAAAAAATACAGAACAGCCTGTGTGGATTACAGGAATTGGTCAAAAAACAATTTCTGCAGGTTTTACTAAAAACATGTCATTGAGTTCAATGGAGTCAACTAAACTGGCATGCAATACTGCGTTAAAAATGGCAAACAAAACAATTACAGATATTGATACTGCAGAAATTCATGACGCATTCTCTGTTTGCGAACCAATGGCACTGGAATCTCTAGGTTTTGCAAAAGCAGGAAAAGGTCTCAACACCATCAAAGATCTACACGATACAAATAATTTCAAAATTAATCCTAGAGGAGGACTTATTGGTTCAGGACACCCACTTGGAGCAACAGGCATTGCTCAAACTATAGAAATCACACAACAATTACAGTCAAAAGCAAATAAACGCCAAGTTGATAATGTTAATGTAGGATTAATTCACAACATGTCAGCAGCTGCCACATCCTCAACAGTGCTGGTTTTGGAAAAATGA
- a CDS encoding 5-(carboxyamino)imidazole ribonucleotide synthase: MAKVLGIIGGGQLGMMITEAAKKMPEHISKIIVLDPTKNCPASQVGAEQIISDFKDKNAIIDLANKSDIITYEIESGDSDVLKSVENKAEINPSPETLKIIQDKFLQKSFLLKNNIPVPDFLEINNIDDVKEGLKKFGYPAMLKARRDAYDGRGNYKINSEEEIQAAYDYFKGQSLLLEKFVSFKMEVSVIASRNTKGQIKTYPLVENIHETSILRETIAPARVSENISKKAEQIAEKTMAVLKGAGTFGIEMFVTTNDDVIINEIAPRVHNSGHHTLQSSETSQFEQHLRAILGLELGSTKLLHNTIMYNILGSKEFQGEYKPLKISEDNLFLKMYGKKISKPLRKLGHLNLVGSKGESIDELIKKLETLKDRAVVQSI, from the coding sequence ATGGCAAAAGTTCTAGGCATTATTGGTGGGGGACAACTTGGAATGATGATCACTGAGGCAGCAAAAAAAATGCCAGAACATATATCAAAAATTATTGTCTTAGATCCTACAAAGAACTGTCCTGCATCACAAGTAGGTGCAGAGCAGATCATATCTGACTTTAAAGATAAAAATGCCATAATTGATTTAGCCAATAAATCAGATATCATAACTTATGAAATTGAATCAGGAGATAGTGACGTCTTAAAGTCTGTTGAAAATAAAGCTGAAATAAACCCATCACCTGAAACATTAAAAATTATCCAAGACAAATTCTTACAAAAATCATTTTTATTAAAAAACAATATTCCAGTCCCCGATTTTCTTGAAATAAATAATATTGATGATGTGAAAGAAGGATTGAAAAAATTTGGATATCCTGCAATGCTAAAAGCACGTCGGGATGCCTATGATGGCAGAGGCAATTATAAAATTAATTCAGAAGAGGAAATACAAGCAGCATATGATTATTTCAAAGGACAATCATTACTCTTGGAAAAATTTGTATCATTTAAAATGGAAGTTTCAGTAATTGCATCAAGAAACACTAAAGGTCAAATTAAGACATACCCATTAGTAGAAAACATACATGAAACAAGTATTTTGAGAGAAACGATTGCTCCTGCTAGAGTTTCAGAAAATATTTCAAAAAAAGCAGAACAAATAGCAGAAAAAACAATGGCTGTACTAAAAGGTGCAGGAACATTTGGTATTGAAATGTTTGTTACAACAAATGATGATGTCATAATTAATGAAATAGCTCCACGAGTTCATAATTCAGGACACCATACTTTACAATCTAGTGAAACATCGCAATTTGAACAGCATCTTAGGGCAATTTTAGGATTGGAGTTAGGCAGCACCAAATTACTTCATAACACCATCATGTACAATATTCTAGGATCTAAAGAATTTCAAGGAGAATACAAACCACTTAAAATTTCAGAGGACAATTTGTTTTTGAAAATGTATGGCAAGAAAATTTCAAAACCGCTAAGAAAACTAGGTCATTTAAATCTGGTTGGAAGTAAAGGTGAATCTATTGATGAATTAATTAAAAAACTTGAGACTCTCAAAGATAGGGCAGTAGTGCAATCAATCTGA
- a CDS encoding hydrolase: MSERSKDDLIDAQKQVIGVLFEVIKRLQANNDLDEEYFKIISEDIKNETRLNEIINERTENAKIAGRLLEQLEV, from the coding sequence ATGTCTGAAAGAAGTAAAGATGATCTAATTGATGCGCAGAAGCAAGTCATAGGTGTATTATTTGAAGTAATTAAAAGATTACAGGCAAACAATGATCTTGATGAAGAATATTTTAAAATAATTTCCGAGGATATCAAAAATGAAACTCGTCTTAATGAAATTATTAATGAGAGAACCGAAAACGCAAAAATTGCCGGAAGATTATTGGAGCAGTTGGAAGTTTAA
- a CDS encoding TIGR00300 family protein: MSKFSQEIQVSGHLIDSSILTKIFDKIMDLHGEFQVEEINIGKRKKDQSFARLLVKGKNQKHLDEILETVYREGAVSKIQQEITLKKSPKNCVMPDNFYSTTNNHTQVFYKEQWIQVENMMMDKCIVVKQNRAFCVPVRDIKKGDMIIVGEKGIKITPPERPREGVNVFEFMGSSSSSERPTQHIAKQVADDIYNTKKNGGKIVIVGGPAIVHTGADDAVSELIRAGYIDGVLAGNALAVHDIEYATLGTSLGMNVHDATLAYHGHRNHMDTINAVFKAGSIANMVKTKKLKKGIMYECIKNKVPFVLAGSIRDDGPLPDVITDVAQAQREYKKILKDASMVIMISTMLHSIATGNMLPANVKVIVVDINQPTVTKLMDRGTWQALGIVSDVGAFLPLVVAQLRKKKSSR, from the coding sequence ATGAGTAAATTTTCACAAGAAATACAAGTTAGCGGTCATTTAATTGATTCGTCCATTCTGACTAAGATCTTTGATAAAATTATGGATCTACATGGAGAATTCCAAGTGGAGGAGATCAATATTGGTAAACGAAAAAAAGATCAGTCTTTTGCAAGGCTGCTTGTAAAGGGGAAAAATCAGAAGCATCTAGACGAGATTTTAGAAACTGTGTATAGAGAGGGAGCAGTATCAAAAATACAGCAAGAAATAACATTAAAAAAATCTCCAAAAAATTGCGTTATGCCAGATAATTTTTACAGTACAACAAACAATCACACTCAAGTTTTCTATAAAGAACAATGGATACAGGTTGAAAATATGATGATGGACAAGTGTATCGTCGTAAAGCAAAACAGAGCGTTTTGCGTACCTGTTAGAGATATTAAAAAAGGAGACATGATAATTGTTGGAGAAAAAGGAATTAAAATCACACCCCCTGAGCGTCCAAGAGAAGGAGTTAATGTATTTGAGTTTATGGGAAGTTCAAGTTCTAGTGAACGTCCAACACAACATATTGCAAAACAAGTTGCAGACGACATATACAATACCAAAAAGAATGGCGGTAAGATTGTCATCGTTGGAGGTCCTGCAATTGTACATACTGGTGCAGATGATGCAGTATCAGAATTAATTAGAGCAGGGTATATCGATGGAGTCCTAGCTGGAAATGCACTTGCAGTCCACGATATAGAATATGCTACTCTGGGAACATCACTGGGAATGAATGTTCATGATGCAACTCTTGCATATCACGGTCATAGAAATCACATGGATACGATTAATGCAGTATTCAAAGCAGGTTCCATTGCAAACATGGTAAAAACCAAGAAACTCAAAAAAGGAATAATGTATGAGTGTATAAAAAATAAAGTTCCATTTGTGTTGGCAGGATCTATTAGAGACGATGGTCCACTACCTGATGTCATTACAGATGTAGCTCAAGCACAAAGGGAGTATAAAAAAATTTTAAAAGATGCTAGCATGGTAATTATGATTTCAACAATGCTTCATTCCATTGCAACAGGCAATATGCTACCTGCAAATGTCAAAGTTATAGTAGTGGATATCAATCAACCAACGGTTACAAAACTTATGGATCGTGGGACCTGGCAAGCTTTGGGAATTGTTTCAGATGTGGGAGCATTTTTACCATTAGTTGTAGCTCAACTCAGAAAAAAGAAATCATCAAGGTAA
- a CDS encoding VOC family protein has product MNIKKVGNVILAVKDIDKSIQFYHELIGLPIKNQRRSWVDLGTSGAMLSLHPASLTAQHVGSSIDNGITIGFLVGDVQSAVEELKEKGVRIHRDIVEREAGKNAVILDPDDYLISLFEPNFADKEQQTGGYHGFTPS; this is encoded by the coding sequence GTGAATATCAAAAAAGTTGGAAATGTCATATTGGCTGTAAAAGACATAGACAAGTCTATACAATTCTATCACGAATTAATAGGACTACCAATCAAAAATCAAAGAAGATCTTGGGTTGACCTAGGTACTTCTGGAGCCATGTTGAGTTTACATCCAGCATCATTGACTGCACAGCATGTTGGAAGTTCCATTGATAATGGGATTACAATAGGATTCCTTGTAGGCGATGTTCAGTCCGCAGTTGAAGAATTAAAAGAAAAAGGGGTTAGAATTCATCGCGATATTGTTGAACGCGAAGCAGGAAAAAATGCAGTAATTTTAGATCCTGATGACTATCTAATCTCATTGTTTGAACCAAACTTTGCAGATAAGGAGCAACAAACTGGCGGATACCATGGATTTACACCGTCTTAG
- a CDS encoding nucleotidyltransferase family protein: MKAIILAGGRGKRLRPITDYVPKPLVPLKNIPIIEWQIKYLKKFGIDEIIICTGYKQETIENHLNVKKIGIKIKFSVEKTPLGTGGAIKKAGKMINEKSFFVINGDTITNIDLNKLKNKSNAIASIELRTNFGILETNDDKIIKFREKKEITDSWMNAGIYYLEKEILKDLPSKGDIEKTVFPDYAKKGKLNTVKFKNVKWYSIDSFKDMEECSLEIEKIIK, encoded by the coding sequence TTGAAAGCAATAATTTTAGCAGGTGGACGTGGCAAAAGATTACGACCAATAACTGATTATGTGCCAAAACCCCTGGTTCCATTAAAAAATATCCCTATAATTGAATGGCAAATTAAATATCTGAAAAAATTTGGGATAGATGAAATAATCATCTGTACTGGCTACAAACAAGAAACAATTGAAAATCACCTTAATGTAAAAAAAATAGGGATTAAAATTAAATTTTCAGTTGAAAAAACACCACTAGGTACTGGAGGAGCTATTAAAAAAGCAGGTAAAATGATTAATGAAAAATCTTTTTTTGTAATTAATGGAGACACTATAACAAACATAGATTTGAATAAATTGAAAAATAAATCAAATGCAATTGCATCAATTGAACTGCGAACAAATTTTGGCATATTAGAAACAAATGATGATAAAATTATAAAATTTAGAGAGAAAAAAGAAATTACAGATTCATGGATGAATGCAGGGATATATTATCTGGAAAAAGAAATTCTAAAAGACTTACCCTCTAAAGGAGATATAGAAAAAACAGTATTTCCAGATTATGCTAAAAAAGGCAAACTAAACACGGTTAAATTTAAAAATGTTAAATGGTACTCTATAGATTCATTCAAAGATATGGAAGAATGTTCTTTAGAGATAGAAAAAATAATAAAATAA
- the ilvA gene encoding threonine ammonia-lyase, with the protein MNPSYDEIVKANSLRGNEIRKTPLIHSSTFSELTESDVYLKAEFRQKTGSFKIRGAYYKIQSLSDEEKKYGVVAASAGNHAQGVAFASSLEKIPCTIVMPKNASPAKVAATKGYGAKVILEGINYDESSAKAHEIANETKATMIHAFDDPQIIAAQGVIGLEILEDLPDADEVYVPIGGGGLAAGTLIAIKEKNPDIKVVGVQSRSFPSMYDSLKQGSITSSGGARTIADGISVKVPGQLTFGIIKELIDEIVLVDDTEITKAMFLLMERMKFVVEPAGAVSLAYLISKKPSPGKKVVAVLAGGNVDMYLLGQIVDKGLAAMGRLLKLSILLPDRPGAFKEIVDEITLANANIVEVVHDRLSSHINAGSAGVTLSLETQGQAQADLLIESLKKKNIQFKLMT; encoded by the coding sequence ATGAATCCATCATATGATGAAATTGTAAAGGCAAATTCATTACGAGGTAATGAAATTAGGAAGACCCCGTTAATACATTCCAGCACATTTAGTGAATTAACTGAATCAGATGTATATCTAAAAGCAGAATTTAGACAAAAAACAGGTTCATTTAAAATTCGTGGAGCATATTACAAAATCCAATCACTTTCAGATGAAGAAAAAAAATACGGTGTTGTTGCAGCATCAGCAGGAAACCATGCACAAGGTGTTGCGTTTGCATCATCATTGGAAAAAATACCTTGCACCATAGTAATGCCAAAAAATGCATCTCCTGCAAAAGTAGCAGCAACTAAAGGATATGGTGCAAAAGTAATCCTTGAAGGAATAAACTATGATGAATCTTCAGCTAAAGCCCATGAGATTGCTAATGAGACTAAAGCAACTATGATTCATGCTTTTGATGATCCTCAAATAATTGCAGCACAAGGAGTGATAGGATTAGAAATTCTTGAAGATTTACCTGATGCAGATGAAGTGTATGTACCGATAGGTGGTGGTGGATTAGCAGCGGGAACTCTAATTGCAATAAAAGAAAAAAATCCAGACATTAAAGTTGTAGGCGTTCAATCAAGATCATTTCCTTCAATGTATGATTCGTTAAAACAGGGTTCTATCACATCAAGTGGAGGGGCACGTACTATTGCTGATGGTATTTCAGTAAAAGTTCCTGGGCAATTAACATTTGGAATAATCAAAGAGTTGATTGATGAAATTGTTCTAGTAGATGACACTGAAATTACAAAAGCAATGTTTCTATTGATGGAACGCATGAAATTTGTAGTAGAGCCTGCTGGAGCAGTAAGCTTGGCATATCTTATTTCAAAAAAACCGTCACCTGGAAAAAAAGTTGTAGCTGTTTTGGCAGGAGGTAATGTTGACATGTATCTTTTAGGCCAAATTGTAGACAAAGGTCTTGCAGCAATGGGCAGATTGTTGAAATTATCAATACTACTTCCAGATAGACCTGGAGCATTCAAAGAAATTGTAGATGAGATAACACTTGCAAATGCAAATATTGTAGAGGTTGTCCATGACAGACTTAGTTCACATATCAATGCAGGTTCTGCTGGTGTAACTCTAAGTCTAGAAACACAGGGTCAGGCACAAGCTGATCTATTAATTGAATCTCTAAAGAAGAAAAATATTCAATTCAAATTAATGACTTGA
- a CDS encoding adenylate/guanylate cyclase domain-containing protein produces MTEKNDKNQEFDKSSHNSDVVDMLLSKNEDSVVDFETMILETQKRVWGSLKKGYEYSGMADESEKFLRKNVFLKLDMVVLYVDLVGSTTMTLEMPAEKIAIIVSSFSQEMASVIRQHQGYVLKFVGDAVIGYFVAEGNSLLAADNAVNCAKSMISVIQKGINPILNQYDYPDLMVKIGIDFGQNIVVRYGADAENSHVDLMGPAMNIAAKIQGMAKPNQILIGSDVYQKLHPTTQKKFLEIIWKNNEWRFRSRVTGEIYKVYELKG; encoded by the coding sequence ATGACTGAAAAAAATGATAAAAACCAAGAATTTGACAAGTCATCTCACAATAGTGATGTAGTAGATATGCTTCTAAGCAAAAATGAAGATAGCGTAGTTGATTTTGAAACAATGATTCTAGAAACCCAAAAACGTGTTTGGGGATCTCTCAAAAAAGGCTATGAGTATTCTGGAATGGCAGATGAATCAGAGAAATTTCTAAGAAAAAATGTCTTTTTAAAATTAGATATGGTTGTTTTGTATGTAGATTTGGTTGGTTCAACTACGATGACATTGGAAATGCCTGCTGAAAAAATTGCCATTATTGTTAGTTCGTTTTCCCAAGAGATGGCGTCAGTCATTAGACAGCATCAAGGTTATGTGTTGAAATTTGTAGGTGATGCTGTAATTGGGTATTTTGTTGCTGAAGGTAATTCGTTATTGGCAGCTGACAATGCTGTAAATTGTGCAAAATCAATGATTTCTGTAATTCAAAAAGGAATTAATCCTATTCTAAATCAATATGATTACCCAGATTTGATGGTTAAGATTGGAATCGATTTTGGTCAAAACATTGTTGTAAGGTATGGGGCTGATGCTGAAAACTCACATGTGGATTTAATGGGGCCTGCTATGAACATTGCAGCTAAAATTCAAGGAATGGCAAAACCTAATCAGATTTTAATTGGTAGTGATGTCTATCAAAAACTACATCCTACAACTCAAAAAAAATTCCTTGAAATCATTTGGAAAAATAATGAATGGCGATTTAGATCCAGAGTAACTGGAGAAATTTACAAAGTATACGAGTTAAAAGGATAA
- a CDS encoding cob(I)yrinic acid a,c-diamide adenosyltransferase, with product MKIYTKTGDDGNTGVQGNLRISKSHPRIIAYGTVDEANAALGVVLTNSLDEDITNLLTLLQNELFLVGADLSNPNLNDIKNRVSLKMIQNLESTIDKFESELPPLTNFILPGGDIAAAQLHYVRTIVRRAETHVVHLTEKNEINSNCIIYLNRLSDLLFVVSRLINKRKNKDDILWKI from the coding sequence TTGAAAATATATACAAAAACAGGCGATGACGGAAACACTGGAGTTCAGGGAAATTTACGAATATCCAAATCTCACCCTCGAATTATTGCATATGGAACAGTGGATGAAGCTAACGCAGCATTAGGTGTTGTTTTGACAAATTCATTAGATGAAGATATTACTAATCTTTTGACACTTTTACAAAATGAGTTATTTTTGGTAGGGGCTGATCTTTCAAATCCAAATCTAAATGATATTAAAAATAGAGTTTCATTGAAAATGATTCAAAACTTGGAATCTACTATTGACAAATTTGAATCAGAATTACCACCATTGACTAATTTTATCTTACCTGGAGGAGATATTGCAGCAGCCCAATTGCACTATGTGCGAACAATTGTTAGAAGAGCAGAAACACACGTAGTTCATTTGACTGAAAAAAATGAAATTAATTCAAATTGCATTATCTACCTAAATAGATTATCTGATTTGCTTTTTGTAGTTAGCCGCTTAATCAATAAGAGAAAAAACAAAGATGACATTCTATGGAAGATCTAA
- a CDS encoding LLM class flavin-dependent oxidoreductase, whose amino-acid sequence MRIGCSLGSLLSINNVLECSEVLSKTNVDSIWVPETWGMENFSMLGAVSNKTKNQKIGSSIINIYSRSPSTIAMGAATVDILSNERLILGLGTSSVPIVEYFHGSKFDTPIQRMKEYVEIIRLAVSGKTVNYKGSIFNLKNFTLLIKPKRLSIPIYLAAINQKMVNLAWDIGDGVIFYLRPINEMKNTISKMQSKKKIDVTCQIITSVSEDSDDAIKRAKKTLAFYVSVGKIYRDFLAKNGFKNETESIYEEYKKSGLKTNHELISDSMLQSLVIAGTSEECKKQLTNFRNSGINLPIMQFNPIGNVSESFRLFKKTFLDE is encoded by the coding sequence ATGCGTATTGGGTGCAGCCTAGGCTCATTACTATCCATTAACAATGTTTTAGAATGCTCAGAGGTACTCTCAAAAACTAATGTTGATTCTATTTGGGTGCCTGAAACATGGGGAATGGAAAATTTTTCGATGTTAGGCGCAGTTTCAAATAAAACAAAAAATCAAAAAATTGGTTCGTCAATCATCAACATCTACTCAAGAAGTCCTTCAACAATTGCAATGGGTGCTGCAACTGTCGATATTTTATCTAATGAAAGATTGATCCTTGGACTCGGAACTAGTAGTGTTCCAATAGTAGAATATTTTCACGGAAGTAAATTCGACACACCAATACAGCGAATGAAAGAATATGTTGAAATTATTAGATTGGCCGTATCTGGAAAAACAGTAAATTACAAAGGAAGTATTTTCAATTTGAAAAATTTTACATTATTAATAAAACCTAAGAGATTATCAATTCCAATCTATTTAGCTGCAATAAATCAAAAAATGGTGAATTTAGCATGGGATATTGGTGATGGTGTAATTTTTTATTTAAGACCAATTAATGAAATGAAAAATACAATTTCTAAAATGCAATCAAAGAAAAAAATAGATGTTACATGTCAGATAATCACAAGTGTTTCGGAAGATTCTGATGATGCTATTAAACGAGCAAAAAAGACATTAGCATTTTATGTGTCTGTGGGAAAAATATATCGAGATTTTTTGGCAAAAAATGGATTCAAAAACGAAACAGAGTCAATATATGAAGAATATAAAAAATCAGGTCTCAAAACAAATCATGAATTAATTTCAGATTCGATGCTACAATCATTAGTAATAGCTGGAACATCAGAAGAATGTAAAAAACAATTAACAAACTTTAGAAATTCAGGAATTAATTTACCAATAATGCAATTCAATCCTATCGGTAATGTATCAGAATCATTTAGGTTATTCAAAAAAACATTTCTAGATGAGTGA
- a CDS encoding HD domain-containing protein, translating into MLFEKYENSLVESQYFKSMILNFFKNVANLKNVVRQGWVDKLSIDDPESVADHSYSMALIGMVISDMNNYNSEKILKMILLHDLAESEIGDFTPNQLDKEKKKQLENNAFTKIIQDLPDNLQIKYSEIWNEYQEHISPESKLVHQFDRLEMILQAKIYQKAGHPKEKLQSFFESAEKDIVDKRLKELFMQIIDDK; encoded by the coding sequence ATGTTATTCGAAAAATATGAAAATTCATTAGTAGAATCACAATATTTTAAATCAATGATATTGAATTTTTTTAAAAATGTGGCAAATCTAAAAAATGTAGTAAGGCAAGGATGGGTTGACAAACTTTCCATAGATGACCCTGAATCCGTTGCAGATCATTCGTATTCTATGGCACTTATTGGTATGGTGATTTCTGATATGAATAATTATAATTCGGAAAAAATTCTCAAGATGATATTACTTCATGATTTGGCTGAATCTGAAATTGGTGATTTTACACCAAATCAATTAGATAAAGAAAAAAAGAAACAATTAGAAAATAATGCATTTACTAAAATAATTCAAGATTTGCCTGATAATTTACAAATAAAATACTCTGAAATTTGGAACGAGTATCAAGAACATATTTCACCCGAATCAAAACTGGTTCATCAATTTGATAGATTAGAGATGATACTGCAGGCTAAAATATATCAAAAGGCAGGTCATCCAAAAGAAAAGTTACAATCATTTTTTGAATCTGCAGAAAAAGACATTGTTGATAAAAGATTAAAAGAATTATTTATGCAGATTATTGATGACAAATAA